The following proteins come from a genomic window of Alnus glutinosa chromosome 10, dhAlnGlut1.1, whole genome shotgun sequence:
- the LOC133880029 gene encoding pectinesterase 2-like: protein MSSLVIILFVSLFLSPTIFAYPAEDVKIWCSQTPHPQPCEYFLSHNPSKTPIKQKSDFLKLSKQLALERGSKALDHVFSLGLKCRNAREKAAWADCLELYQQTISRLNKTVNPSVTCTQTDAQTWLSTALTNLETCRAGFIELGVSDYVLPLMSNNVSKLISNTLAINNVNVLYGEPNYKEGFPTWVKGGDRKLLQSSSPASQANIVVANDGSGNYKTIKEAVTAASKRSGSGRYVIYVKAGTYKENVEIKLKNIMLVGDGIGKTIITGSKSVGGGATTFNSATLAVVGDGFIARDITVQNTAGAANHQAVALRSGSDLSVFYKCSFEGYQDTLYVHSQRQFYRECDIYGTVDFIFGNAAVVIQNCNIYPRYPPNKTNTITAQGRTDPNQNTGISIHNSRVTAASDLKPSQSSVKTYLGRPWKEYSRTVFMKTYLDSLIAPAGWMEWSGNFALKTLYYGEYANTGPGSSTANRVKWGGYNVITSSSVASQFTVANFIAGSSWLPATNVPYTAGL from the exons ATGTCATCTTTGGTGATAATTCTCTTTGTGTCTCTTTTCCTCTCTCCAACCATTTTTGCTTACCCTGCCGAAGATGTGAAAATATGGTGCAGCCAAACCCCGCACCCTCAGCCATGCGAATACTTCTTGAGCCATAACCCAAGCAAAACTCCCATCAAGCAAAAGTCTGATTTTCTCAAGCTATCAAAGCAACTTGCCCTAGAACGTGGCTCAAAAGCCCTAGACCACGTGTTCTCCCTTGGCCTGAAGTGCCGGAATGCTCGTGAAAAGGCTGCATGGGCGGATTGCCTTGAGCTCTATCAGCAAACCATCTCACGCCTCAACAAAACTGTAAACCCTAGCGTCACGTGCACGCAAACCGATGCTCAGACATGGCTCAGCACGGCTCTGACCAACCTCGAGACTTGCCGGGCCGGGTTTATCGAGCTTGGTGTCTCCGACTATGTCTTGCCGTTGATGTCAAATAATGTTTCTAAGCTAATTAGCAACACTTTGGCTATCAACAATGTTAACGTTCTGTATGGTGAACCAAATTATAAAGAAGGTTTCCCAACTTGGGTGAAGGGCGGCGACCGGAAACTCCTGCAGTCTTCTTCACCGGCGTCTCAAGCTAATATCGTGGTGGCCAATGACGGGTCGGGGAACTATAAGACAATAAAGGAGGCGGTAACCGCCGCGTCGAAGCGGTCAGGAAGTGGAAGGTATGTGATATACGTGAAAGCAGGGACGTACAAAGAAAACGTTGAGATAAAATTGAAGAATATTATGTTGGTGGGAGATGGTATAGGAAAGACTATTATCACTGGGAGCAAAAGTGTCGGAGGAGGTGCTACAACCTTCAATTCAGCCACTCTTG CTGTTGTAGGAGATGGATTCATCGCCCGTGACATCACAGTCCAAAACACTGCCGGAGCGGCAAATCACCAGGCCGTAGCCCTACGTTCTGGCTCCGATCTCTCAGTATTTTACAAGTGCAGCTTTGAAGGGTACCAAGACACCCTCTACGTCCATTCCCAAAGGCAATTCTACAGGGAATGTGACATTTATGGCACGGTGGACTTCATTTTTGGCAACGCCGCTGTTGTTATTCAAAATTGCAACATTTATCCACGTTACCCTCCTAACAAGACCAACACTATCACTGCTCAAG GTAGGACGGACCCTAACCAAAATACGGGGATTTCAATTCATAATAGCAGAGTCACGGCTGCTTCTGATCTAAAGCCGTCCCAAAGCTCGGTTAAGACGTACCTGGGAAGGCCATGGAAGGAATACTCACGCACTGTTTTCATGAAAACGTACCTCGATAGCTTGATTGCTCCGGCAGGATGGATGGAGTGGAGTGGAAATTTCGCCCTTAAAACGTTGTATTATGGGGAGTATGCCAACACGGGGCCTGGCTCATCCACTGCCAACAGAGTCAAGTGGGGTGGCTACAATGTCATCACTAGCTCATCTGTGGCGTCCCAATTTACTGTCGCAAACTTCATTGCCGGCAGTTCTTGGTTGCCAGCTACGAACGTGCCCTACACGGCTGGCCTTTAA